A genomic region of Aquificaceae bacterium contains the following coding sequences:
- the thiE gene encoding thiamine phosphate synthase: MNSNLPRLYAITDSKRYPDMLQRLEKALKKGIRMVQLREKELSGLEYYQLAKRVRELTQNYDAMLFINDRVDIALAVNADGVHLPEKGLPPSVVKKIAPELLVGYSAHSLEQALCAQEEGADFITLSPIFKTQSHPEVEPIGLGLLKEVSQKLSIPVYALGGITWDRIKLCYKNGAYGIAGIGLFFDHVDSDWRSDG, translated from the coding sequence ATGAACTCCAATTTGCCAAGGCTCTATGCCATAACAGACAGCAAAAGATACCCAGATATGCTCCAAAGGCTGGAGAAAGCTCTCAAGAAGGGTATAAGAATGGTTCAGCTCAGGGAAAAGGAGCTTTCTGGACTTGAATACTACCAGCTTGCAAAGAGGGTAAGAGAGCTTACGCAGAACTATGATGCCATGCTTTTTATAAACGATAGGGTAGACATTGCGCTGGCGGTGAATGCGGACGGAGTGCACCTACCAGAAAAGGGTCTGCCACCCAGCGTGGTTAAGAAGATAGCACCAGAGCTCCTGGTGGGATACTCCGCACATAGCCTTGAGCAGGCTCTCTGTGCTCAAGAAGAGGGTGCGGACTTTATAACCCTTAGCCCTATCTTTAAAACCCAGTCCCATCCAGAAGTAGAACCTATAGGTCTTGGTCTGCTAAAAGAAGTTTCTCAGAAGCTATCCATCCCCGTATACGCTCTGGGTGGAATTACATGGGACAGGATAAAACTCTGCTACAAAAACGGTGCTTATGGTATCGCCGGCATAGGATTATTCTTTGACCATGTTGATAGTGATTGGAGGAGCGACGGGTAG